A window of Roseateles sp. XES5 genomic DNA:
GGGACCCGAGGCGTCGGCCGTGATGTAGGGCAGGTTGACGTCGGTCTGCGAGCTGTTGGAGAGCTCGATCTTGGCCTTCTCGGCGGCTTCCTTCAGGCGCTGAAGGGCCAGCACGTCCTTGGTCAGATCAACGCCTTGTTCCTTCTTGAACTCGGCAATGATGTAGTCAATGATGCGCTGGTCGAAGTCTTCGCCGCCCAGGAAGGTGTCGCCGTTGGTGGACAGCACCTCGAACTGCATCTCGCCATCGACATCGGCGATCTCGATGATGGAGATGTCGAAGGTGCCGCCGCCCAGGTCATACACGGCGATCTTGCGGTCGCCCTTGCCATGCTTGTCCAGGCCGAAGGCCAGGGCCGCGGCGGTGGGCTCGTTGATGATGCGCTTGACGTCCAGACCAGCGATGCGGCCGGCGTCCTTGGTGGCCTGACGCTGGGCGTCGTTGAAGTAGGCCGGCACCGTGATCACGGCCTCGGTCACTTCCTCGCCGAGGTAGTCCTCGGCGGTCTTCTTCATCTTCTGCAGGATCATCGCGGAGATCTGCGACGGGGAATAGCCCTTGCCGCGGGCATCGACCCAGGCATCGCCATTGTCGCCCTTGACGATCTTGTAGGGAACGAGACCCTTGTCCTTCTCGACGAGCTTGTCGTCGTAGCGGCGGCCGATGAGGCGCTTGACGGCGAAGAGGGTGTTTTCCGGATTGGTGACCGCCTGGCGCTTGGCCGGCTGGCCGGTCAGCCGCTCACCGTCTTCGGTGAAGGCAACCATGGAAGGCGTCGTGCGCGCGCCTTCGGCATTCTCAATGACCTTCGCGTCCTTGCCATCCATGACGGCGACGCAGGAATTGGTCGTCCCGAGGTCGATACCGATTACTTTAGCCATGTCATTCTCTCCTTCAAGCGAACTGCCGGAACCCATTCAGGCGTTCTTTTGGCAGCCCCTAATGGTATGGTCTTATCGAAAGCGCCGGACCGAACCGAAGCTTTGCGGGGTATATAAGGACGCCTCCAGACGACTGCAAGACATTGCCGCGCCGCAAAGCGCGCGAAAATCAGCGTGTCTGGAAGGAATTCATACACCGTCGCCCCAATCCGCAATCAACCGCAATCGGCCGCGCGATTCAAGGGATGGCTTGACGTTCTTGCCGGCCCTACGGAAGGAAATCGTCCCCAACCCGCAAAAGGCGACGTTTCGGCCTGACGTTCCGGGAAAAAGGATGGCGTCGCAGCGCTCGGCGCGTCAGCCGCCGACGAGGAAGTCGAAGAGCGTCGTGCGGCGTGTGCCCGTCTCGCGTTCGCCGCCGACCTCTGCGGGCGGGATGAGGCCGTCGTCGAGGGGCGCCGCGCCCGTCTGGTCGCTTGCCACCGCCTCGCCATTGCCGGCCGGCCGCTCGTCGGTGCCGAGCGTGCGGGAGATGATGTCGAAGAGCTCGTCGCCGCCTTCCTGCGGCACCGGCTGGGTGCCGTCCAGCACCGGCTCGCCATTCGCCGTGCCGAAGAGCGGCGAGGGCGACAGGCCGGCATGGGCGGCGGTCATGAACTGGCTCCAGGCCTTGGCCGGAAGCCCGCCGCCCGTCACCTTCTTCATCGACTTGCCGTCGTCGTTGCCGAACCAGACGCCCGTCGTCAGGTTGCTCGTGTAGCCGACGAAGAGCGCATCGCGGAAGGACTGCGTCGTGCCGGACTTGCCGGCGGCCTGCCAGCCGGGAATGCGGGCATTCTTGCCGGTACCCTCGGTGATGACGCGCATCATCATGCCGTTCATCTGGGAAACGATGTTGGGCTCCAGCACGCGAGGCGGATTGTCGTAGGTGTTCTCGTAGAGCACCTTGCCGTCCGAGGTGGAGATGCGACGGATGATGTGGGGCGTTGCCTTGTAGCCGCCGTTCATGAAGGGCGCATAGGCGGCCGTCAGCTCGACCAGCGCCACCTCCGAGGTGCCGAGCGCGATGGAGGCGTTCGACTGCAGTTCCGATTCGATGCCGAGCCGGCGGGCGAGCTTGATCACCTCGTCCGGGCCGACCTCCATGACGAGCTGGGCGGCGATGGTGTTCAGCGAATTGGCGAGCGCCGAGGCGAGCGTCACCTCGCCGCGGTATTTCTGGTCGTAGTTCTCCGGCGTCCATTTGCCGATCTTCACCGGCGCGTCGTTGCGCACCGAAAGCGGCGAACGACCAGCTTCCAGCGCCGCCGCATAGACGAAGGGCTTGAAGGCCGAGCCCGGCTGGCGCTTGGCCTTGGAGGCACGGTCGAACTGGCTTTCCGCATAGTCGCGCCCGCCGACGAGCGCGCGGATCGCGCCCGTGCCGTCGATGGAGACGAGCGCGGCCTGCGAAGCGTTCAGCTTCTCGCCTTCCTTGTCCAGCACGGCGGAGATCGCCTCGTCGGCCTTCTTCTCGAGATCGAGATCGATCGTCGTGTCGACAACGAGGTCTTCCTTGATGTCGCCGATCATGCCGGGAAGCTGGGCCATGACCATGTCGGCGGCATAGTGCTGCGCGCCGGACCAGTAGCTCTTGGCGCGGGCCGGCGTCTGCGACATCGCGGTCTTGATCTCGGTGTCGGTGACGTAGCCTTCCTCGCGCATGGCGCCGAGAACGACCTGGGCGCGCGCTTCCGCCGCTTCCGGATCTCGGGCGGGCGAAAGGCGCGAAGGCGCCTTGAGAAGACCGGCGAGCAGCGCGGCCTCGCCGAGGTTCACGTCACGGGCCGACTTGTTGAAATAGCGCCGCGACGCGGCTTCCACGCCGTAGGAATTGGAGCCGAAGAAGACGCGGTTGAGATACATCGCAAGGATCTGGTCCTTGGAATATTTATGCTCCAGCCACAGGGCGAGCAGCACTTCCTGCACCTTGCGCTCCAGCGTGCGCTCCGGCGAGAGGAACATGTTCTTGGCGAGCTGCTGCGTCAGCGTCGAGCCGCCCTGCACCATGCGGCCGGTGGTGATGTTGGTCAGCATGGCGCGGGCAAGGCCGAGCGGGTCGATGCCGAAATGCGAATAGAAGCGCCGGTCCTCGATGGCGATGACGGCCTGCGGGATATAGGGCGACATGTTTTCCAGCGACAGCGCCTCGCCGCCAGTGAGACCGCGGTTGGCGATGGCGTCGCCGCTGACGGCGAGGATCTTGATGTTGGGTGGCCGGTCCGGGATCGACCAGCTCGTGGCGCTCGGCATGCGCGCGCCGTAGTAGAGCACGAGGCCGCCGACGCCGATGGCGCCCCAGATGCCGAGCACGACACACCAGTAGACGAGCCTGCGGAAGAGGCCGAAAATGCCGCCGGACGGTTCCCGGCGCCGAGCGGAGGCGCCGCGCCGCGGCCGCTCGGCCTTCGGCGGCTTGCCGCGGCCCTTGCGGCCCCCGCCGCCGGCAACACGATCACCCGCGCCGACGTGGAAGTCGTCGTCGTCTTCGCGTCCTCCCGATGCCTGGAAGGACGGTTCGATGCGCTGGGATTTTCGATTGGCTGCCATAAGCGGTCGGTTGTGCCCTCGGAACGTTGCCGTCCGTTGAACTTTAAATGCGGCGATTTAAGGGGTGGTTAAGAAGCGGTGAACGCGCGTTCATGCCTTTAGCGACAAGGCGCCCGACCCGGGAAGAGATCGGGCGGCCCGTGAGCCGCCCGAAAGACCTGTTTCAATAATAGGGCGAGAGGCATTCGCGCCGCGGGCCGTAGTTGGGCTGGTAGGTGTTGTCATAGGCGCGGTACGAGCGGTAGCGCGCATAGCACCAGTCGGTGTGGCGCGGATTGATGCCCTCGTAGCGCGGCTCAGCATAGCCGTCATTGGCGATCGCGCCGCCGATGATCGCGCCCGCGCCGAAGGCCGCCAGCGGATACCACCAGCCGTCCGAGTGGCGGCGATAGCCACGGCGCTCGTGACGGTAGCCGCGATGGCCGTTATGCCAGCCGCGACGTTCGCGATAATACTGCACCTGCTCGACGTTGGAGGTCTGAGAAACGCCGGCGTTCGGCAGCGGCATGGCGAAAGCCGGCGCTGCGACGAAGGTCGTGGCGAACATGGCGGCGGCCAGGGCGGCGGAAAGGCCGGTCTTGATCGTTGTCTTCATGTCGGTCTCCCTTGGATGTCACTGTTTTACAGTGAACTAGACGGATCATAGCATGAAAGAATTCGCCTGAACCGTGCATGAACCGAAACCATCTGTGGTTTCAGTCCTCGCCGCCGCTCGCCCGGGCGATGAAACGCGACCGCTCGTAGATCAGGATCACCACCAGCGCCATGATGAAGGGGACGATGAGGTAGAACAGGCGGAAGACGGCAAGCGCGGCCAGCACCGCCGCGGGATCCATATCCGGCAGGCCGGCGATGAAGACGAGTTCCAGCACGCCGATGCCGCCCGGCGCATGCGAAAGCAGCGCGACCGAGAAGGAGGCGAGGAAGATGCCGAGCACGACGAAATAGCCGGGATTGCCCCCTGTCGGTAGCACGAAATAGATGATCGCCGCCGCGCCGATCAGTTCGATGGGCGCGATGACGAGCTGGCGGAAGACCAGCGAGGGCTTCGGATATTCCAGCTTCAGCCAGCGCGTATTGACCGGCTTGAAGCCGACAAGGCTGCCGATGACGTAAAGCGCCACCAGCGCCAGGATGACGAAGCCGGTGGAGAGCGCCGCCTCGATGGGCAGGAAATTGGAAAATCGCCCGATGATCTCGGGCTCCAGCACCAGCACGAAGCCGAACAGCATGACGGTGCCGAGCGCGAAGGTGAAGGAGCAGAAGGCAACGAGAAGCCCGACCTCCGATCCCGTCAGCCCTTTCGACGTGTAGGCCCGGTAGCGCACGAGCGCCCCGGAGAAGACCGAGGCGCCGATGTTGTGCGACAAGGCATAGGTGGTGAAGGAGGTGAGGGTGATGAACCACAGCGAGATGCGGTGGCCGAGATGTTCGAGCGCCAGGTGATCGTAGGCCGCGAGCGCCGCATAGGCCAGAAGCGTGGCGAGGCAGGCAAGGACCCAGCCGGAGACAGGAATGGCGTGCAGGCTCGCCACGAACTCGTCGAGCGAAAGGCCGCGCAGGTCCCTGTAGAGGATATAGACCGACAGGGCGATGGCGATGGTACTGACGAGCGGCCAGAAGAACTTCCTGAGCCGCTTCATCCTGCCTTGCCCCCGGTTTCCAGCGCATCGCCGCCCGAGCAGCAGAAATCCTTCGCGTTCCGTCCTGGCGCCATCCTTGCCCTTTCCCCATCGTGCAGGCCTGTCGTCGCCTTGCGGCGTGCGGCCCTTGTCGTTGATCAGTTGGCCAGCATTTCCGTTCTTCGCGGTTAATGCCGGCCAACATCGTCATCACATCTGCGTCAGCGCGCCGCGAGCGCAGCGAGGATCCGCACCCAGGAGCGGATGCCCTTCTCGAAGGAGCGCAGCTCGTATTTCTCGTTCGGCGAATGGATGCGGTCGTCCGACAGCGCGAAGCCGACGAGCAGGGATTCCATGCCGAGCATCTTCTGGAAATCGCCGACGATCGGGATCGAGCCGCCCATGCCGATGACGACCGCGGGCTTGGGCCATTCGTCCGACAGCGCGGACTTGGCCTTGTTCAGGAGGTCCGAATCGTAGGGAAGCTGGATCGCCGGCGAGCCGCCATGGGCGTGGAAGGCCACCGAGCAGTCCGCCGGGATCTTGGCGCGCACATAGGCGCGGAACGCATCGCGGATCCTGGCCGGGTCCTGCTTGCCGACGAGGCGGAAGGAGACCTTGGCCGAGGCTTCCGCCGCGATGACCGTCTTGAAGCCCTCGCCCGTATAGCCGCCGGTGATGCCGTTGATCTCGGCCGTCGGACGCGCCCAGGTGAGTTCCAGCACGGAGCGGCCCTTTTCGCCCGAGGGGATCGACAGGCCGATCTCGCCGAGGAAGCTTTCCGCCGTCTTGCCGAGCGTTTCCCAGGCCGCCTTGATCTGCGTCGGGGTCTCTTCCACGCCGTCATAGAAGCCATCGAGCGTCACGCGGCCGGTCTCGTCATGCAGGCCGGCGAGGATGTCGGTGAGGATGTGGATGGGGTTGGCCGCGGCGCCGCCGAAATAGCCGGAATGCAGGTCGCGGTCCGCCGCCTTGACGATGACTTCTTCACCGACGAGGCCGCGCAGGCCCGCCGAGATCGCCGGCGTGTCGCCGTCCCACATGCTGGTATCGCAGACGAGCGCGAAATCGGCCGTCAATTCCGCGGCGTTGGCCTCGAGGAAGGGCTTCAGCGACGGCGAGCCGGATTCCTCCTCGCCCTCGAACAGGATGGTGACACGGCAGGGCAGCGCGCCGACCGTTTCCTTGTAGGCACGGCAGGCTTCCACGAAGGTAAGCAGCTGGCCCTTGTCGTCGGAGGTGCCGCGGCCGGTGATGATGCGGCGGCCGCCCTCAACCTCGCGCACGGCGGGCTCGAAGGGATCGTTGTCCCACAGGTTCAGCGGGTCGACCGGCTGGACGTCGTAGTGACCGTAGAACAGGACATGCGGCGCGTCAGGCCGGGCGCCGTCGTGATGGGCCACGACCATCGGATGGCCGGGCGTGTCGCGCACCGTGGCGTTGAAGCCGAGCGAGCGCAGTTCCGCGACCAGCCACTCCGCCGCGCGGCGGCACTCCGCCTTGAAGGCCGGATCGGTGGAGATGGACTTGATGCGCACCAGCTCGAACAGGCGTTCGAGGCTGGCCGGAATATCGGCGCTGGCGCGGTCGAGGACGGGGAGAATATTGGTCATGGTCGAATCCCTAAAGCCTGCTGCGCCAGGACGCGGGACGCGGCCTTGCGATGGCAACAGGCACAAATCAGAAGCACTGCGGCGCGACATTAGACCGATCGTGTCGGCGAGAGCAAATCCTCTGACGGCTTTGCGACGCTCAGACGCGCGGGTCGCGTCCGAGATTGGCGAGCGCCATGCGCATATATTCCAGAACCAGTTCCCGCTCGAAACGGCGGAAGCCCTGGAACAGCGCCTCTTCCGTCGCGGAGGCGGCCGTCAGCGCCGTCTCGCGCAGGCTCCTGCCGCGCGTCGTGAGAAAGACGAGCTGGGCGCGTTTGTCCTTGGGATGGCGGCGCCGGGAGATGAGGCCGTCCCGCTCCATGCGGGAGAGGGTGTTGGCCATGGTGGCCTGTTCGATATCGAGCCGATCGAGCAATTCGCGCTGGGTGAGACCGTCGCCGCTCCACAATTCCAGCAGCACGGGGAACTGGCCGGGCGCAAAGCCGGCTCCATCCGCCCGCGCCTGAAGTGCGCGGGACGCCGCCTTCGCCAGGAGATTGGCGAGGTATGCCACCGACTCCTTCCGGTCAAAGTCCATGGAGGGAAGGCTATGCCGGTTCGCGGCGGAAGACAATCAGGGATCGGGCAGGGATCGGGCGGGGATCGGAAGCATGGATCGCAGGCGATGCATCGCCCGGAATGAAAGAAGCCGCCGGCGACAGGAGGCTTGTCGCGGCAGCTTCTTCCGAATTATGGACAAAGGCCCGGAGAGGGGGATAAGGCCTTTGTCCTCAGTCTGGCGCGGCGGGGGACAGGCCGTATGCCAGACAGCGGCTTGATCAGGTGCCGATGAGGAATATTTGTGTGTCCGAATGTGGCTTTTCAAGGGATTCAAGCC
This region includes:
- a CDS encoding M20/M25/M40 family metallo-hydrolase: MTNILPVLDRASADIPASLERLFELVRIKSISTDPAFKAECRRAAEWLVAELRSLGFNATVRDTPGHPMVVAHHDGARPDAPHVLFYGHYDVQPVDPLNLWDNDPFEPAVREVEGGRRIITGRGTSDDKGQLLTFVEACRAYKETVGALPCRVTILFEGEEESGSPSLKPFLEANAAELTADFALVCDTSMWDGDTPAISAGLRGLVGEEVIVKAADRDLHSGYFGGAAANPIHILTDILAGLHDETGRVTLDGFYDGVEETPTQIKAAWETLGKTAESFLGEIGLSIPSGEKGRSVLELTWARPTAEINGITGGYTGEGFKTVIAAEASAKVSFRLVGKQDPARIRDAFRAYVRAKIPADCSVAFHAHGGSPAIQLPYDSDLLNKAKSALSDEWPKPAVVIGMGGSIPIVGDFQKMLGMESLLVGFALSDDRIHSPNEKYELRSFEKGIRSWVRILAALAAR
- a CDS encoding BA14K family protein, producing the protein MKTTIKTGLSAALAAAMFATTFVAAPAFAMPLPNAGVSQTSNVEQVQYYRERRGWHNGHRGYRHERRGYRRHSDGWWYPLAAFGAGAIIGGAIANDGYAEPRYEGINPRHTDWCYARYRSYRAYDNTYQPNYGPRRECLSPYY
- a CDS encoding YbhN family protein, translating into MKRLRKFFWPLVSTIAIALSVYILYRDLRGLSLDEFVASLHAIPVSGWVLACLATLLAYAALAAYDHLALEHLGHRISLWFITLTSFTTYALSHNIGASVFSGALVRYRAYTSKGLTGSEVGLLVAFCSFTFALGTVMLFGFVLVLEPEIIGRFSNFLPIEAALSTGFVILALVALYVIGSLVGFKPVNTRWLKLEYPKPSLVFRQLVIAPIELIGAAAIIYFVLPTGGNPGYFVVLGIFLASFSVALLSHAPGGIGVLELVFIAGLPDMDPAAVLAALAVFRLFYLIVPFIMALVVILIYERSRFIARASGGED
- a CDS encoding MarR family winged helix-turn-helix transcriptional regulator, translating into MAYLANLLAKAASRALQARADGAGFAPGQFPVLLELWSGDGLTQRELLDRLDIEQATMANTLSRMERDGLISRRRHPKDKRAQLVFLTTRGRSLRETALTAASATEEALFQGFRRFERELVLEYMRMALANLGRDPRV
- a CDS encoding transglycosylase domain-containing protein, which produces MAANRKSQRIEPSFQASGGREDDDDFHVGAGDRVAGGGGRKGRGKPPKAERPRRGASARRREPSGGIFGLFRRLVYWCVVLGIWGAIGVGGLVLYYGARMPSATSWSIPDRPPNIKILAVSGDAIANRGLTGGEALSLENMSPYIPQAVIAIEDRRFYSHFGIDPLGLARAMLTNITTGRMVQGGSTLTQQLAKNMFLSPERTLERKVQEVLLALWLEHKYSKDQILAMYLNRVFFGSNSYGVEAASRRYFNKSARDVNLGEAALLAGLLKAPSRLSPARDPEAAEARAQVVLGAMREEGYVTDTEIKTAMSQTPARAKSYWSGAQHYAADMVMAQLPGMIGDIKEDLVVDTTIDLDLEKKADEAISAVLDKEGEKLNASQAALVSIDGTGAIRALVGGRDYAESQFDRASKAKRQPGSAFKPFVYAAALEAGRSPLSVRNDAPVKIGKWTPENYDQKYRGEVTLASALANSLNTIAAQLVMEVGPDEVIKLARRLGIESELQSNASIALGTSEVALVELTAAYAPFMNGGYKATPHIIRRISTSDGKVLYENTYDNPPRVLEPNIVSQMNGMMMRVITEGTGKNARIPGWQAAGKSGTTQSFRDALFVGYTSNLTTGVWFGNDDGKSMKKVTGGGLPAKAWSQFMTAAHAGLSPSPLFGTANGEPVLDGTQPVPQEGGDELFDIISRTLGTDERPAGNGEAVASDQTGAAPLDDGLIPPAEVGGERETGTRRTTLFDFLVGG